One genomic region from Rosa rugosa chromosome 1, drRosRugo1.1, whole genome shotgun sequence encodes:
- the LOC133733010 gene encoding uncharacterized protein LOC133733010, translating to MILPFHKNNHNPIRILIPTQDWPSLFTHRASLFFLLLILALSSSFPIEAMKVHPIPKRRNISIQYHSRSPLSEAQALLGLTHKKLHRLPHVFSRVLELPFRSDADVLIEENPDCFHFVVETESFGHDVRTHTVKIHPGVTKIVVRERGSAAELTLDELELDMWRFLLPESTRTELARAVFVDGELIVTVQKMEGMENSEGGDGGEVWGGGGGNGNGGSEEV from the coding sequence ATGATTCTTCCTTTTCATAAAAACAACCACAACCCAATCAGAATTTTGATTCCCACCCAAGATTGGCCTTCACTTTTCACCCACAGGGCATCTTTGTTTTTTCTCCTATTAATCTTggctctctcctcctccttcccCATTGAAGCCATGAAGGTCCATCCAATCCCCAAGAGGCGCAACATCTCCATCCAGTACCATTCAAGAAGCCCACTCTCTGAAGCCCAGGCCCTCCTCGGTCTCACCCACAAGAAGCTCCACCGCCTCCCCCATGTCTTCAGCCGCGTCCTCGAGCTCCCTTTCCGCTCCGACGCCGACGTCCTCATCGAGGAGAACCCCGACTGCTTCCACTTCGTCGTCGAAACCGAGAGCTTCGGCCACGACGTCAGGACCCACACCGTCAAAATCCACCCCGGGGTGACCAAGATTGTCGTCAGGGAAAGAGGGTCCGCGGCGGAGCTGACGTTGGACGAGCTGGAGCTGGACATGTGGAGGTTCCTCCTGCCGGAGTCGACCCGGACGGAGCTGGCCAGGGCGGTTTTTGTCGACGGGGAGCTCATTGTGACGGTGCAGAAGATGGAGGGGATGGAGAATTCGGAGGGCGGAGATGGTGGGGAGGTTTGGGGCGGTGGTGGTGGGAATGGGAATGGGGGTTCAGAGGAGGTATAG
- the LOC133744724 gene encoding probable long-chain-alcohol O-fatty-acyltransferase 5, with protein MEMNDEIKTIFKIGLSVLASLSYTYFISSKIPQGKLRFFSLLPIFYLFFILPLSLSTALPAGVISLFVTWVGTFKLLLFSFGSGQLSSQPPKSFLHFIFIACLPIKTQSSNQRSPEKSSPVSGKPPKVPLNFPTKVVLFSILVALTDYKHYLHPKLLLVQYGCMLYFFVDIIVGSCNVLMRAALGIELESPSDEPYLSTSLQDFWGRRWNLMITNILRDTIYKPVRSAMVAFVGSEWAQLPAVLAVFLVSGLMHELIYYYMTHVTPTWEVTLFFILHGVCLVVEVGMKKVLAPNWRWHWAVSVPMTLGFVAVTAIWLFFPPLVRNGVDAKAIEECKELLEFIKEKLKLDCLVSWASLSSGH; from the coding sequence ATGGAAATGAATGATGAAATCAAGACTATCTTCAAGATAGGCCTCTCGGTCCTGGCATCTCTAAGCTACACCTATTTCATATCTTCTAAGATCCCCCAAGGCAAACTCAGATTCTTCTCCCTCCTTCCTATCTTCTACCTATTCTTCATCCTCCCTCTATCTCTATCTACAGCTCTCCCCGCCGGAGTTATTTCCTTGTTCGTCACCTGGGTTGGTACCTTCAAGCTCCTCCTCTTCTCCTTTGGGTCGGGCCAGCTTTCGTCTCAACCACCAAAGTCTTTCCTCCACTTCATCTTCATTGCTTGCCTCCCAATCAAAACCCAAAGCTCAAACCAGAGAAGCCCCGAAAAGTCGTCCCCAGTTTCAGGGAAACCACCCAAAGTCCCTCTGAATTTTCCAACCAAAGTCGtgcttttttctattttggtgGCTCTGACCGACTACAAACATTACTTGCACCCCAAGCTTTTGTTAGTCCAATATGGCTGCATGTTGTACTTTTTCGTGGACATAATCGTCGGCTCCTGCAATGTTCTCATGCGAGCGGCTCTTGGGATCGAGCTCGAATCACCGTCCGATGAGCCGTACCTCTCGACATCGCTGCAAGATTTCTGGGGCCGTAGGTGGAACCTCATGATAACGAACATTCTGCGCGACACCATATACAAACCCGTACGGTCAGCCATGGTGGCCTTCGTAGGGAGCGAGTGGGCGCAACTACCGGCCGTGTTGGCCGTCTTTCTAGTGTCGGGTTTAATGCACGAGCTCATATATTACTACATGACCCACGTGACTCCCACGTGGGAGGTCACGCTGTTCTTCATTCTTCATGGAGTGTGTTTGGTGGTGGAGGTCGGTATGAAAAAGGTTTTAGCTCCAAACTGGCGGTGGCATTGGGCCGTGTCTGTCCCGATGACACTCGGCTTCGTGGCTGTCACCGCCATTTGGCTGTTCTTCCCGCCGTTGGTGAGGAATGGCGTGGATGCAAAGGCGATCGAAGAGTGCAAGGAATTATTAGAATTCATAAAGGAAAAGTTAAAATTGGATTGTTTGGTTTCATGGGCATCTCTTTCCTCGGGTCATTAG